The Flavobacterium faecale genomic sequence CTCCATTCACCTCTTTACCCGAAGTTTCAGCGATTACTTTGTCTAACAATTGCAATCCTTGGTCCAAAGTTCTCAAGAAAGAAGCTTCTTCTTCACGAATTACATTGGTAACCAACGTTTGTTGTTTTTTGATTTCTGGGAAAAACTCACCCATTTGATCTGCCAAAACAGCCACCAATTCAAAAATAAATGGCTCTTTGGTATCCAAGAAGGTGAATCCGTAACGAATCGCTCTACGCAAAATTCGACGAATTACATAACCTGCTCCCGTGTTTGATGGCAACTGTCCGTCAGCAATAGCAAAGGCTACCGCACGCACGTGATCCACAATCACACGAATAGCGATATTGGTTTTATTTTGTTCTTCTGAAACGTTTTTGATTTCGTTTGAAGTATATTTTAATCCTGTAATTTGTTCCACCTTAGCGATAAGCGGTGTAAAAACATCGGTGTCATAGTTAGACGTTACGTCTTGCATTGCCATACACAAACGTTCAAATCCCATTCCGGTATCTACGTGTTGTGCAGGTAATTTTTCTAGAGAACCATCGGCTTTACGGTTGAATTCCATAAATACGTTGTTCCAAATTTCCACTACTTGTGGATGATCTTCGTTAACTAAACTAAAACCAGATACGGCAGCTCGTTCTTCATCTGTACGTAAATCAATATGAATTTCAGAACAAGGTCCGCACGGTCCTTGGTCTCCCATTTCCCAAAAGTTGTCTTTTTTATTCCCTAAAATAATTCGGTCTTCGGGAACAAATTGTTTCCAAATATCAAAAGCATCTTGATCGAAAGGTACATTCTCAGCTTCATTTCCTTCGAAAACAGAAACATACAAACGGTCTTTGTCTAATTTTAAAACATCCGTCAAAAATTCCCAAGCCCAAGGCAAAGCTTCTTTTTTGAAGTAATCGCCAAACGACCAGTTTCCTAACATTTCGAACATGGTGTGGTGGTAGGTATCAAATCCTACATCTTCAAGGTCATTGTGTTTTCCTGATACACGAAGACATTTTTGAGTGTCGGTAATACGATTACTTTTGGGTGTGGCGTTTCCTAAAAAATATTCTTTGAACTGTGCCATCCCCGAGTTGTTGAACATCAAGGTTGGATCATCTTTTAGAACAATAGGAGCCGAAGGAACAATAAGGTGTCCTTTACTTTCAAAGAATTGTAGATACGCTTTGCGAATGTCTTGTGATTTCATTTTTATGTTTTTTACTACTCAGGAACTTTTTTCACCATTAATCTGCCGGTAGACAGGGGCGCAAAAGCTCAAAGTTTTTATTTTATTACCACTTGGGCAGTATTAATTTTAATTTTAATCGAATGTTGTTCTGAGCACCATTTCATGCCCCAGATGGCAGTGGAAAGCTTCGAGAATGGGGACTCTATTTTTTTCTTGAAGCGGCAGAGCGACTCCCGAAGCGTCGGGAGAAGCTCCTGCGGGTTCATTAGAAAAAAAGAGTACCTATCGAGAACTTGCAACGAACAGCTGGATCAGGCCCTAATTATTTTTATTCCGAAAAAAGTGGCGATACGAATAAACATTTCTTAAATTTGTTCAACCAACCATTTTTGACGTGCAAAAATAGGGTATTTTAAAATATGGCGAAAGTAAAATATTATTACGATTCTGAAAATCTGGCCTATCGGAAGATTAAAACCAAGAAAAGACACAAATTTGCCTATTTAGTGTTGTTTTTGGTAGCATCTGCCCTATTTGGTTTTGTCTGTTTTGTAGCTTTATTGAATACTCCTTATTTTGACACTCCAAAAGATCGGTTGATGGCCAGACAGATTGAGAATCTAAAACTAAATTACGAGGTTTTGGATAAGAGAATTGAAGAACTCTCGACGGTAACAGCAGCAATTGAAGATCGAGATAATAATTTGTATCGAACGTATTTTAACATTTCGCCTATTGCAACCGAGGAACGAAAAGCGATAGTTAAAGATCCCAACCGCTATGCCGAGTTGCAAGGGTACGATAATACCAAACTGGTGGCAACGACAACAGAGAAAGTAGATATTTTGTCCAAAGAATTGGCTGTTCAATCAAAATCATTGGACGCTATTTTGAAAATGGCCAAGGAGAAAAATAAATTCTTATCTGCCATTCCTGCCATTCAGCCAGTACGAAATGAAAATTTGAAACGAATGGCGTCAGGTTTTGGATACCGAACCGATCCGTTTACAAAAGCACGAAAAATGCATGAAGGCATGGATTTTACGGCACAAACTGGAACGCCGATTTATGCAACGGGCGACGGCGTAGTGGCACAGGCAGATGCCACGGCTTCGGGCTATGGCAACCATGTAGTGATTAGGCACGGTTATGGATACGAGACTTTGTATACACATATGAGCAAGTATAATTGCCGCGCAGGACAACGTGTAAAACGGGGTGACGTAATTGGTTTTGTGGGTAGCACCGGAAGATCGGAAGCGCCACATTTGCATTATGAAGTTCATAAGGAAGGTAAAGTAGCCAACCCACTGAATTTTTATTACGGTAATATATCTGCTGTAGAATATATTGCGATTTCGCAAATTGCAAATCAAGAGAATCAGTCGCTTGATTAAAAATTTTTAAAATTTAGGAATTAGGATTTAAAAATTTAGGATTGTTGGAATTTTATATCTTATTAAAGATTAGAGATTGATGATTTTGATTAACGATTTTTGATTAACGATTTTTGATTTTTGATGTAGCAATCGAAATTGATTCTTGAAATTGACAGTTGATTTTTGATTTTTGACATTTGAACTTTGATTTTTGAAAAAAAATAATTATTAATAAAAGAATATGCACATAGAGCTTTCTAAAGATAAAAGGTATTACAGTATTGGTGAGATTGCCAAGGCTTTTAATGTGAACGCTTCGCTGATTCGGTTTTGGGACAGTGAATTTGATATTTTAAAACCAAAGAAAAACGCCAAAGGAAATCGTATGTTTACGCCGGAGGATGTGACCAATTTGCAATTAATTTATCACTTGGTAAAAGAAAGAGGCTTTACCCTTGAAGGCGCCAAAACACATTTGAAAGAAGGACAAAAGAAAACCTTGGATAAATATGATATTATTCGAAAGCTTGAAAGCATAAAAGTGCAGTTGACGAATATTAAGAACGAAATTTAGCAAAAATCAAGTTCAAATGTCAATTGCAAATGTCAATTGCAAAATTCAATAGAAAAGAAGATTGAACTTACACATTTAAATTAAAAAAGTAATTAAAAACAATAAATAACAAATATTAAATTAAATAGAAAAATGGATTTTAAAAAATTTTTACCTTGGATTATTATTGCTGTAGTGGTATTTGCTGGTTATAGCTGGGTTAAAGGAATTAACAATACGGCAGTGACTTTGGGTCAAGACGTAGAACAATCTTGGGGAGATGTGCAAACGGCTTACCAACGTCGTAATGACCTTATTGGAAACTTAGTAAACACAGTAAAAGGTGCTGCTGATTTTGAAAAAAGCACATTGACAGCTGTTATTGAGGCTCGTGCAAAAGCAACGCAAACAACTATCGATCCTACAAACATTACACCAGAGCAATTGGCTGCTTTTAATTCTGCTCAATCTGGAGTAAGTAGCTCTTTGTCTCGTTTATTGGTAACTGTAGAAAAATATCCTGACTTGAAAGCAAATGAAAACTTCTTGAAATTACAAGACGAATTGGCAAGTACTGAAAATCAAATTTTGACGGCTCGTACTCGTTTTAACGAAGCTGCTAAACCTTATAATGTACATATCAAAACTTTCCCAAATTCATTATTTGCAGGTATGTTTGGTTTCAAAGAAAAAGCTTATTTCAACGCTGTTGAAGGTGCTGATAAACCGGTAGAAGTAAAATTCTAATTTCCCCCTAATCCCGCCGCGGCGGGGAATAAATAATTGAAAACATATGTCAAAAGTTGAAGATTTTTTAACCTCAGAAGAAGAAAATGCTATCGTAGCAGCTATTCAAACCGCAGAATTAAATACTTCGGGAGAGATTCGTGTACATATTGAAGACACGACTGATCTTGATCATTACGATCGTGCCTTGGCTGTTTTCAAATTGCTAGGAATGGACAAAACCCAACAAAAAAATGGTGTTTTGATTTACCTTGCCGTTAGTGATAAAAACTTTGTGATCTTAGGTGACGAAGGAATAAATGATATTGT encodes the following:
- a CDS encoding M23 family metallopeptidase, whose product is MAKVKYYYDSENLAYRKIKTKKRHKFAYLVLFLVASALFGFVCFVALLNTPYFDTPKDRLMARQIENLKLNYEVLDKRIEELSTVTAAIEDRDNNLYRTYFNISPIATEERKAIVKDPNRYAELQGYDNTKLVATTTEKVDILSKELAVQSKSLDAILKMAKEKNKFLSAIPAIQPVRNENLKRMASGFGYRTDPFTKARKMHEGMDFTAQTGTPIYATGDGVVAQADATASGYGNHVVIRHGYGYETLYTHMSKYNCRAGQRVKRGDVIGFVGSTGRSEAPHLHYEVHKEGKVANPLNFYYGNISAVEYIAISQIANQENQSLD
- a CDS encoding MerR family transcriptional regulator — its product is MHIELSKDKRYYSIGEIAKAFNVNASLIRFWDSEFDILKPKKNAKGNRMFTPEDVTNLQLIYHLVKERGFTLEGAKTHLKEGQKKTLDKYDIIRKLESIKVQLTNIKNEI
- a CDS encoding LemA family protein, with amino-acid sequence MDFKKFLPWIIIAVVVFAGYSWVKGINNTAVTLGQDVEQSWGDVQTAYQRRNDLIGNLVNTVKGAADFEKSTLTAVIEARAKATQTTIDPTNITPEQLAAFNSAQSGVSSSLSRLLVTVEKYPDLKANENFLKLQDELASTENQILTARTRFNEAAKPYNVHIKTFPNSLFAGMFGFKEKAYFNAVEGADKPVEVKF
- a CDS encoding TPM domain-containing protein, with product MSKVEDFLTSEEENAIVAAIQTAELNTSGEIRVHIEDTTDLDHYDRALAVFKLLGMDKTQQKNGVLIYLAVSDKNFVILGDEGINDIVPDDFWDNTKDIMVAQFKTGNFKQGLIDGILSAGQELKKHFPYTSDDINELSNEISKG